Part of the Aureitalea marina genome, TTGATGCTGGGGATACAAACAATGTTCTGAAAAACGCACCACATACCCAGGCCATGGTAACAGCTGACGTTTGGGAACTACCTTACAACAGACAGAAAGCAGCCTTCCCACTGGATTATGTTGCCGACAATAAGTTCTGGCCAAGTGTTAGACGTGTGGATGATGCCTATGGGGACAGAAACCTGATTTGCAGCTGCGAACCTATAGAAGCTTATATGGAAGCCTAAATTAGGCCTAAACATAACAGGGTAGTGCTGGAATTTGGGTATTTTTACGAAAATTGCTAGCTCATGGGTATTATCATTTCAGGTACCGGTTCCTACCTTCCTCAGAAGGTTACTACTAACGAAGGCTTCGAAGATCATAACTTCTATCAGCAGGATGGATCTCCATTTGGATCGGAGAACACCAGAATCATTGAAAAGTTTGAAGCAATAACGGGTATCTCGGAACGGAGATATCTGGCCGATAATATGGTCACATCCGAGATCGCCTACAGGGCAGCTGATAGGGCTATTGCAGACGCAGAAATCGATGCGGAAACCCTGGACTACATCATCGTTGCCCACAACTACGGAGATGTCAAACACGGCACCCAGCAAAGTGATACGGTTCCCAGCCTAGGTTCGCGGGTAAAGCATTTGCTACGGATCAAGAATCCGAGCTGTGTGGCCTATGATATTCTCTTTGGGTGCCCGGGCTGGGTTGAGGGTATTATACAGGCACAAGCATTTATTCGATCAGGTATGGCGAAACGCTGTCTGGTCATCGGGGCCGAATCCCTTTCCCGGGTGATCGACAAGCACGACAGAGATTCTATGATCTACAGTGATGGTGCCGGAGCTTGTATTGTTGAAGAATCCACAAGCGGAGATAATGGAATCCTCAGTTTTGAAAGTGCCACCTTTACATATGATGAGGCTCATTTCATATACTTTGGTGAATCCAATAACCAAGATGTCAGTGACGCACGACGCTACATTAAGATGTACGGCAGAAGGATCTATGAATTTGCCATTACTCATGTTCCGACCGCAATGAAGAGCTGCCTGGATAAAAGTGGATTACCAATTGACCAATTGCACAAGGTATTTATACACCAGGCTAACGAGAAAATGGACGAAGCCATCATTAAACGCTTTTATCAACTCTACGGCAAGGACACACCTACTGATGTCATGCCCATGACCATCGAAAAATTGGGCAATTCCAGTGTAGCCACTGTACCCACGCTTTATGACATGGTGCGCAGAGGTGAATTGGAGGGACATTCCGTGAAGCCAGGCGATGTCATACTGTTTGCCAGTGTGGGAGCCGGAATGAACATCAATGCCATAGTCTACCGCGTCTGATATGTACGACAGCACCTACCCGAAAAAGAGATATCAGCATACCCTTAAGTTTCTCAAAGAACATATCAATAAGGAGGAACGCATACTCGATCTGGGGGTGAGTAATCCATTTTCGGAAATTCTGAGAGAGAAAGGTTATCAGATCACCAACACCAATGGTGAAGATCTCGACCTGGATTTCAGCGCTGTACAAAAGAACCAGTATGAGGCCATTACGGCGCTGGAGATCTTTGAACATCTTGTTTCCCCATTCAATGTGCTATCCCGGATAGAAAAAGGTAAGTTAATCGCCTCTGTACCTCTAAAACTTTGGTTTGCCTCCGCCTATCGATCAAAAACAGACGCACGGGATCGCCATTATCACGAATTTGAAGATTGGCAGTTTGACTGGCTCTTGGAAAAGGCGGGATGGCGTATTAAAAAGCGTGAAAAGTTCACCAATCCGGTCAGGAAGATCGGTATTCGGCCAATCCTTCGCCGCTTTACTCCACGATATTACCTGGTCTATGCGGAAAAAGGGTTATGAGGTTTGCCATAATCATCCCGGCGTATAACGAAGAGTCTAATCTTCCCAAGACCTTACAATCGTTGGTTGAGCAAAGTCTGTTGCCTACCCAACTCATTGTCGTTAACGATAACTCTACAGACGATACCTTTAAGATCGCCTCTGACTTTTCCCAAACCCATCACTTTATCAAGGTTATAGACCGAATGTCCGAAGCCGTTAGCCTTCCCGGGGCCAAGGTTATTGAGACTTTTTATGCAGGACTTGAGCACATAGACCATGAGTTCGATGTAATCTGCAAGTTTGATGCAGATTTAAGCTTTCCCTCTAATTACCTGGAATCCTTGGCCAATGAGTTTAAAACTGAACCAAGTTTAGGTATGGTCGGAGGGTTTTGTGAGGTAGAAAAAGACGGCAAATGGGTCTTGGAAGACCTGACAGGAAAGGATCATATTCGAGGTGCATTAAAAGCCTATCGCAAAGCCTGTTTCGACGATATAGGCGGCTTGAAGAAGGCCATGGGATGGGACACCATAGATGAGCAGTTGGCCCGATACTATGGCTGGAAGGTAAAAACCCTGGATCATTTAAGAGTGAAACACTGGAAGCCTACTGGCTCCACTTACAAATCTAAAAATGGTCGTTTGCAAGGAGAGGCTTTTAAACGCATGCGGTTCGGATTTACCCTCAGTTTGATCGGTCTTACCAAACTGGCACTGAAGAAAAAGAGTCTAAAATATTGGTTTGAAGGTCTTAGCGGCTATTTAAACTGCAAAGAAGAAGCATTGGTGACCCCAGATCAAGGAACTTTCATTCGTAAATGGAGGTGGCAGAAGATTAAGAAAAAGTTATTCTGAATTCCTAAAAAGAGAGACTTAAATTAGTCCTACTTTTACATTAAAATAGACCTGATCATGAAGAAATTTCTGCTCGTTTTATTCGGGATCACCCTGATTGGATGTCAGGAGCAGTCCCAGGATACCATAGATGAGACCTCCGGGACAAATACGGATGTGAACAAGGAAAGACCAAAGAATATCATTCTATTGATAGGCGATGGTATGGGCTTAAGCCAGGTGAGCGCTGCCCAATTCTATAAGGAAGGAACTCCGTCCTTTGAACGATTCCCGGTAGTTGGCCTGAGCAAGACCTCATCCTCTGACCAGCTGATCACGGACTCTGCCGCCGGAGCCACTGCCTTCGCGTCGGGAGTTAAGACCTATAACGGTGCTGTCGGAATGAATAGAGACTCCATCTCCGTTCCTACCATATTGGAGCAAATGTCAGAACAGGGATATCATTCTGGTGTGATCGCTACTTCTTCCATCACGCATGCCACACCTGCTGCATTCTACGCCCATGTGAAAAGAAGAGGGCAAGCAGAGGACATAGCCTCACAAATGCCGGCCTCCGGTGTAGACTTTTTTGCGGGAGGAGGATTACAATATTTCAACCACCGCAGTGACGGTGCAGACCTGATACAGGAGTTGGTCGATAGTGGCTTTGCCGTGGACACGACCAGCATAGAGACACAGCTTACAGCGGAAAAGCAAGCTTATCTTTTAGCGGCCGATGGCATGCCACGAATGTTGGACGGAAGGGGAGATTTCCTTCCCAAGGCAACGGCCAAAGCAATTGAGCAATTGAATTCTGGAGACAAAGGATTCTTCTTAATGGTAGAGGGATCCCAGATCGATTGGGGTGGTCATGCCAATGAGACGGATTATCTGGTGTCTGAGCTATTGGATTTTGACCAGGTTATCGACCAGGTGCTGGATTTTGCAGAAAAGGACGGACAGACCCTGGTCATTGTAACTGCCGATCACGAGACGGGTGGATTCACCTTATCAGACCTGGATGGAGATTACAACCAAGTAAACGGAACCTACAGTACCGGGGGGCACTCTGCGACCATGGTTCCTGTTTTCGCATATGGACCGGGCAGCGAGTCGTTTGGAGGAACTTATCCTAACAATGAAATCTATTTTAAAATGGTCCGCGCAATAGGTTTGGTTGTAGACTAAAGGGTAGAATTCTCCAGCTTTAATTCCGTATTTTAGCACTTTTCCAATATGAAGTACCTGGCGGATATAGGTTCGTATTTTATGATGTGGAGGGCCATCTTCAACCGCCCGACCAAGCGTTCCGTTATGCGGGAACTGATCTTTAAGGAGATCGACGAACTGATCATTAATTCCCTGGGTATAGTAGCTTTTATTTCTTTCTTTGTTGGCGGTGTTGTGGCTATACAAACAGCGCTGAACATCGATAACCCGCTTATTCCTGTTTACCTCATCGGGTTCGCAACAAGACAGTCCATCATCCTGGAATTTGCCCCCACCTTTATCTCGATCATCATGGCCGGAAAGATGGGTTCTTTCATCACCTCCAGCATTGGCTCCATGCGGGTGACCGAGCAGATCGATGCCTTAGAAGTGATGGGGATCAATTCATTGAATTACCTGGTCTTTCCAAAGATAGTCGCCTTATTATTCTATCCTTTTGTAATTGCGATCGCTATGTTCTTAGGGATTCTTGGCGGATGGGTCGCAGGTGTATACGGAGATTTTTCGTCCTCGGAGGCATTCATCCAGGGATTACAGGAAGACTTTAAGCCATTTCATATTTTTTATGCCTTTGTGAAAACCCTGGTTTTCGCCATGATTTTGGCCACCGTCCCCAGTTGGCAAGGTTATTTCATGAAAGGAGGAGCTTTGGAGGTCGGCAAGGCCAGTACAAACTCCTTTGTTTGGACCAGTGTATTGATCATTCTGGCTAATTATATCATTACATCTTTATTGCTGAGCTGATGATACGGGTAGAGAGTCTATACAAAAGTTTTGGCGAGGAGCCCGTGCTTAAGGGGATCACAACCACCTTCGAGCAAGGTAAGACCAATCTGATAATCGGGCAAAGCGGGAGTGGTAAAACCGTTTTCTTAAAATGCTTATTAGGTCTTTTTACCCCAGAGGAAGGCAGGATCTTCTTTAAGGAACAGGCCATAGACGAGATGAATATCGATCAGCAGCGCAAGTTGCGTGAAGATATGGGAATGGTCTTCCAAGGAAGTGCCTTGTTCGATTCCATGAATATCGAGGAAAATGTGATGTTCCCCCTACGCATGTTTAGTGAAAAACCACGTGAGGAAATGCTGGAACGGGTAAATGAGGTTTTGGCCCGGGTCAACCTGGAAGGGGTAAACAGCAAATATCCTTCTGAGATATCTGGTGGGATGCAGAAACGGGTAGCTATTGCCAGAGCAATTGTTAACAATCCGAGCTTTTTATTCTGTGATGAACCCAATTCGGGTCTCGATCCACGGACAGCCATCTTGATAGACAATCTGATACAGGAGATCACTAAGGAATACAATATAACTACTGTTATCAACACCCACGATATGAACTCGGTAATGGAGATAGGAGAAAATATCGTCTTCCTGGAAAAAGGAGTATTAGCCTGGCAAGGTAACAACCGGGAGATCTTCATGACGGACAACAAGAATGTGACCAATTTTGTGTACTCCTCGGACCTTTTCAAGAAGATTAGGGAGATTCAGATCAAGGAAAAGTAAATTTAACGCAGGACCAGGGTATCGATCTTCAGCCTGGCTTTTAAGAACTCGTACAACCTGGCTTTGTCACTCTCCACATCTCGCCTGCGCGCATTGTCCTTCCAATAGGTATTGAAATAATTGACAGTATCCACCTTCCCCCCTCGTTCTACCAGGGTAACCGAATAGGAGAACTCCTCGAGGTTGGGATAATTGATCTTCACCTCTTTATTGATCTCTTCGAATGGGATCAGGTCATCCTCAATTTTACTCAAAGCATTCACCTTTCTTTGCAGTGAGTCGATCAGGGAATTCTTATCACTGATTACCAATGAGTCTCGTGATCGAATGGCCTCCAGGTACTTGACTTCATTGTCTCTATCGTCAAAACGACCGGACTGATTGATAACCAATTCACAGTCACGCAAAGCACTATAGGTCTGCATCCTGTTTTCAAGCACTAAAACCGTGGATTCAGGAATTTGCTCTACTCCAAAGGACATTAGCTCTATGGTCGATACATCATCATATCGATACTGAAACGTGGCGTACTTCTTCATATATGAAGAGTTGGGAAGTGCGTCCAGCTCGGTTTCGATAAATCGTTTGGCGGCTGTCTCGAAGCTACTTTCTTTCAATACCCGATAAAAGGTCACGCCAGCAGGAACCATGACCAGCACGGCAAAGAATGACGCTATCCTAGAGGTATTTCTCCGTTTGCGTGAATTAGCATATTTGATCAATGGGAAACGCAGGATTCGAAGGATCAACCAGGTTGCCAGTGCTATGAAAATACTGTTGATCAGGAATAGATACATGGCACCGGCGGCATACCTCCAACCATCAGGATTACCCAATATTCCTTCTGCGAGGCCATAACCAACCGTACAAAGTGGTGGCATCAGGGCTGTGGCAATTGCCACTCCGAAGATCACCGAGGCGATGGTCCCTTTCTTGGTCCTTGCAATGATCAGGGCCGCACCACCAAAAAATGCGATCAATACATCACGTATGTCCGGTCGTGTACGGGCTAATAATTCCGAGGACTCTTCCCTCAGTGGGAACAACCAAAAGAACAACAAGGCTGTGATCACACTAAGCGCAACCATTACCCCGAAATTCTTAAGGGCCTTACGCAGGGTGTCAATATCGTTTGTGGCCACTGAAAGTCCTAAGCCCAAAATCGGACCCATCAGTGGAGAAATAAGCATGGCCCCTATAACTACTGCCGTAGAGTTGGCATTCAATCCTATGGAGGCGATGAAGATAGAACAAACAAGGATCCAGGCGGTGGCACCTCGGTAAGGAATATCGGCCTTTATGGCCTCGATAGTTGCAGGACGATCTACTTCCTGACGTATATCGAGCAACTTGGACAAAAAGCCAGAGATGCTCCTATACAAGCCCTTGGCATCTTGTTCTACTGCTTTACGCTGGTCCTCTATGTGCTTATTGACATCTTCGTTTTCCATACATCAGGTATACTGATCTCCAAAATTTGAATTGACTTTTTGGAGCAATTCCTTGATCTCTTGTTGCTTCTGTTTAGGAAAGATAAGTAAAACATCGTCCTTATCCACTATGATATAGTCATCCAGGCCATCTACCACAACCAATTTCTCTTTGGATGTGTAGATCATATTGGAGTTGGCATTGTCCAAAAGTGGTTTAGCCCGAACTACTGCATTCTCGGATGGATCATCAACCATTTTCTCAAAGAGCGCACCCCATGTTCCCAGATCATTCCAATCAAAGCTGGCATTTTTGACCCGCACATTGGCGGCTTTCTCCATGATTCCGTAGTCTATTGAGATGTTCTCCGCCTTTGGATAAGTGGAATTGATGAACTCCATTTCACCATCCGTGTGATATGAATCATCTCCCTCCGAAAATAATGCGTACATCTTCGGGAGAAACTCCTTAAAAGCTTTCAGTATGCTCCGGGCACTCCAGATGAAGATACCTGCATTCCACAAGAAATTTCCTGATTCCAAAAACTGTTTGGCGGTGTCGTAGTCAGGTTTTTCACAAAACCGCAAGACGGAAGGAATATCCTTTGTGTCAGTTTTGTCTTTTTCAATATATCCATAACCCGTGTTGGGGAAGTCAGGAACAATTCCCAAGGTAACCAACACATCTTCTTGGGCACAAAGATCAAAGCAGGCCAAAACATCATCTTTAAAGGCCAACTCATCCTCTATCCAGTGATCGCTTGGGGCAACCAGCATCAAGGCATCCGGATTCTCCTTGTAAATACGCATAGCAGACCACAGTATACAGGGTGCTGTATTCCGCATAGCCGGTTCCGGAACCACCTGGTTCTTATCAATTTCAGGTAATTGCTCACAAACTAACTCTGTATAGCTAGCATTGGTCAGCACGTTGATCTGAGAGGCAGGAACAAATTGGTTTAGCCTACTAAAGGTTTTTTGCAGCAGGGATTGCCCCGTTCCCAGCATGTCGTGGAACTGCTTAGGAAATGAAGAAGTGCTGACCGGCCAAAAACGCGAGCCAATACCTCCCGCCATGATGACGGCATAATAATTATTGTTCATGAAACTATTGGATTAAATTGACTTCGGCCATGGGATTGAACAGGTAAAGCCTTCCCGTTTTCACTTCAACGCATTCGAAGCGCTTAACCCGTTTTGCTCCCCGTCGAAATACCCGTCCGTTGTACAACTTGAAGTAACCACCCATGGGCACCTCAAAGATATAGTATTTGTCGTTGGGCGGATCGTACTGTTTAAGTGATAAGGCGAGTGCAGGATCAGAATCGCTGCTGGCCCGGGGATTCTTAAAATGTCGAGCTAATTGTGGCAATACTTCAGAAGGAAAAACTTGTGGCCTGATAAAAGGCAGCATCATTTGCTGAAAGGTATGCTTCCATTCCCTGCCGTGTGGTTTAATTTGCCGCCCGTATTTCTTGTACGCCACTAAATGCGCCAATTCGTGGATCAAGGTCATCAAAAAACGATAGGGATTCAGGTTAGCATTGACCGTTATCTGGTGAGTTCCGTCTGGTCGCAGTCGATAATCCCCATGACGCGTTACCCGCTCATTGACGATCTTTAAATGCACCTCATGAATTTTGATCAGTTCCAGGCAGGCCGAAACCGATTCAGAGGGCAGGTATTTTTCCAGAGTGTTGTCCATCCTTAGGGTGTGGTACTGGATACCGGTAATATCTTCCCATTGTAGTATCGATTGCCATTGAGGGCAAAATCCAGAACAAAGCTCGCCATTTCCTTAGCCGAGATTGGTGCTTTGTAACCTGGAAAGGCCTCTTCCAACATTTCGGTCTGTACAGCACCTAAAGCTAGGCCATTGAATGAAGGGCCGGAATCTTTGTATTCCTCTGCAAGTACCTCGATCAATGTATTAAGAGCTCCCTTACTGCTGGAATAAGCTGTAAGACCCGGGAACTTGGCACTTCCCTGAACTCCTCCCATACTACTGATCCCAACTACGTGCCCTTTCTTACCCATAAAAGGAAGGAGTTGTTGAGTAAGATGCATCACGCCGAAAACATTGACCTGATAACACTGCAGAATCTCTTCTGCCTTTAGTTGAGAGAATGGTTTGTTTACCAGATTTCCTGAATTATGGATCAGTATATCTACCCTACCCCAATGTTCACCTATATAGTCCGCAACTTTGATAAGGTCGCCTTTTTGAGTGATATCGCAAGGTAGACAGTGACAGTTGGTAAGCCCCAATCCTGAAACCGGAACGGCATCCCTGGACAGCGCAATTACCTGGTGTTCCGTATCGGCTAACAGACCGACCATCTGGTAGCCAATACCCCTGCTGGTCCCTGTGATTATAATATTCTTTCCCATAATCTAAAGATAAAGAAAACCCGTTATCGACTTCTGGGATAACGGGCTTCTATTATTTTGCACATTGTGTCAGATCAGGCGAACATAGTCACCGGATTCTCCACATAATTTCTCAATGTCTGAAGGAAGGCAGCACCCGTCGCGCCATCAACCGTTCGGTGATCACAGGCCAAAGTAACTGTCATGGTGTTTCCAACGGCGATCTGACCATTCTTAACCACCGGTTTTTGAACGATGGCACCTACCGACAGTATTGCCGAATTCGGTTGATTGATGATGGAGGTAAACTCCCTGATCCCAAACATGCCCAGATTGGACACCGTAAAGGTGCTTCCCTGCATTTCGTCCGGGGTCAATTTCTTGTTCCTCGCTTTACCCGCCATTTCCTTGACCTGGGCACCAATTTGAGAGAAGGTCATTTGATCTGCAAATTTCAATACAGGAACTAATAAACCATCTTCGACCGCAACTGCCACTCCGATATGGATGTGTTTGGCAATACGGGTTACTCCATCTGCCCAGCTAGAATTGACCTGAGGATGTTTTCTCAGTGCCATGGCACAGGCCTTTACCACCATATCATTAAACGAGATCTTGACATCAGGATCCGAATTAATGGCCGTTCTTGAGGCTATGGCGTGATCCATATCAAACTCCACGGTCAGATAATAGTGTGGTGCCGTGAATTTGGACTCTCCAAGACGACGCGCTATGGTCTTTCTCATCTGAGAATTGGTAACCTCCTCAAACTGCTCTTCGCCTACAGGCATGTAAGCAGCAGGACCAGCAGCAGCTGGTTGGTAATTTTCAATATCCCGCTTGATGATCCTTCCATTCTCTCCAGATCCCTGGACTCGGCTTAGATCTATTCCTTTCTCGGCTGCCAGTTTCCGGGCTAGTGGCGAAACAAATAGTCTACCGCTTGTGGCTGCAACTGGAACTGCTGCAGGTGGTGCTGGCGTTGGTTTAGGTGCCGGAGCTGGAGCCGATGGTGCCGGAGCTGGAGCAGCAGCTTTTTCAACTACAGGTGCAGTCTCTTTCTTCGCTGCAACCGGAGCCGCACTAATTCCGGAAACATCTGTTCCGGCAGGTCCAACGATGGCAAGCAGCGCATCTACTTTGGCCGTTTGGCCCTCAGGAATCCCAATTTTCAAAAGGGTCCCGGAATAAAATGATTCAAACTCCATGGTGGCCTTGTCGGTCTCGATCTCGGCCAGGATATCTCCTTCCTCAATGGAATCTCCTTCTTTTTTTAACCAGCTGGCTACCGTGCCCTCTTCCATAGTGTCACTAAGTCTGGGCATAGTGATGATCTCTACTCCTTCAGGTAATTCAGTAGTAGTTGTTGCCTCCTCTGCAACCGGAGCCACTTTTTCCTCAGTCTCTTCCTCAGCAGCAGCAACTGGTGCATCTCCACTTAACAAGGCACTGATATCTTCTCCTTCCTCACCAATAATGGCCAGTAAGGCATCTACGTTGGCGGTTTCTCCCTCGGCTATACCGATATGCAGGAGAGTGCCTTCGTAAAAGGACTCAAACTCCATGGTGGCTTTGTCGGTCTCGATCTCGGCCAGGATATCCCCTTCAGCTACCTGATCTCCGACCTTTTTCAGCCAGGAGGCTACAGTTCCTTCTTCCATGGTGTCGCTTAAGCGCGGCATGGTGATAATTTCCGCCATAGCTATAGTTTATGTGGTAAGAATGGATAGTCTTCTTGTTCGTAGACAGCTTCGTACATGACGTTGAGTTCCGGGTATGGAGAATCTTCCGCAAACTGCTCGCACTCTTTAACCAACTCCTTTACCCGATCGTTGATCGCCCCGATCTCGTCCTCGGTGGCGTATTTCTTTTTGTAGATGATATCCAATACGTAATCGATGGGGTCTTCATCCTTCATTCTCTCAACCTCTTCCTTTGTTCGGTAATGCTGGGCATCACTCATGGAGTGACCCCTATACCTGTAGGTTCTGATCTCCAGGAAGGTTGGACCACCGCCTTTACGGGCGCGGCTGATCGCCTCGTCCAATTCCTTGGCAACTACTTCCGGTTTCATTCCGTCTACCGGACGACAAGGCATATCGTAACCCAATCCAAGTTTCCAGATCTCACTATGGTTGGCTGTTCGCTCTACAGATGTCCCCATGGCATATCCGTTGTTCTCTACACAGAATACTACCGGAAGATTCCAAAGCATCGCCAAGTTAAAGGTCTCATGCAATGATCCTTGCCTGGTCGCCCCATCCCCCATAAAGGTCAAGGTCACCGCATCCCTGCCGAAGTACTTATCGGCGAATGCCAAACCAGCACCCAAAGGAATTTGTCCTCCAACTATACCGTGACCACCATAAAATCCGTGTTCCTTGGAGAAGATGTGCATAGAGCCTCCAAGTCCCTGAGATGTTCCTGTTCCCTTTCCGTACAGTTCCGCCATCACTTTTCTTGGGTCAACCCCCATTCCGATTGGTTGAGGGTGATTTCGGTAGGCAGTGATCATCTTGTCCTTGGAAAGATCCATGGCGTGCAAGGCTCCCGCCAAAACAGCTTCTTGTCCGTTATAGAGGTGCAGAAATCCCCGTACTTTTTGCTTGATATAAACCTGGGCCAGCTTGTCCTCAAACTTCCTCCAGAACAACATATCCTCGTACCACTTGAGATAGGTCTGCTTGGTTATTTTCTTCATCTAGTTGACTATATCCCCGTTGGGGTTTTTCAGAAAAACAAAAATACTATTTTCTCACCTTCTAAAAAACCACTCAAATTAAAATGTGCGAAAACGTTAGAGGTAAGAATCATCGAAGGTAAATGGCAAGAGATCAGCGACTGAGGAGGCCTTGTAGATCGGCCCCTCCCCTCCCTTAAAGTAGATGGGTATTGCGCAATTCTGTCTCAGTTCATACTGAGCGATTGCCTGCCTGCAAACACCGCAGGGTGCTACTGGTTCCGGATTGTCCTTGGACCTGGCTCCACCCACTACCACCAGCGTCTTTATGAGTGGATCGGAATAACGGGAAGCGGCTTGATGAATAGTGGTTCTCTCTGCGCACAATCCCACTGGAAAGGAAGCATTCTCCTGATTGTTCCCACTCACGATCTGTCCATCACCCAACAAGACAGCGGCACCGACCGTAAAGTCCGAAAATGGGGCATAAGCCCTGTCCCGGGCTTCTCTAGCATGAGTGTATAATTCCTGAATGTCGACCGGCAGATCATCCAGCCTCTCATAGATCTCGAATTCTGCTCTGAAAACGAGCTTCTCCAAAGCGCCTAGTATTCGCTATACTCTTCCCCAAAGGAGAAGGTCAGACCAAATCGTAGTGTTCCCTCCAACGGGCTCCTGACCGCCGAAGTCGAAAATAGATAAGAGATATCGAAGTTGATTGTGGTATACCTGAACCCAGCTCCCAGAGATAGAAACTGACGGGAACCCTTATTGGGATTCTCGTAGAAGTAACCTGTCCTGAAGGCAAAGACATTCTGATACCAGTACTCCGCGCCAAAGGCCCAGGTCATTTCCTGAAATTCTTCTGAGAAGCCATCTGGGGCATCACCCCAAGAGGAGAAAAGTGCCGAGAACCAGCTTTCATTATACCAGTCGTCTTCTCGATTGATCACGCCGTCCCCATTGGAGTCACTAGGAGTAGGCACTAAAAGCTTGTTCATTTCTAGGTTAAGACCAATCGTGTTATAACCGTCCAGGATGAAGTCAAATCCACCGCCAATGGCAAAGTTGGTCGGCAGGAAATTCTCCTGCCCCAGATCATCATATTTCAATTTCGGTCCAATATTCGAAATGTTGAATCCGGCTCTCCAACGACCGTTAAAATCACTGTATGCGATCTCCTCACTTTGATAATATCCTGCAATATCAACCGCAAATGAGTTAGCCGCCGAGGCATCTTCTATGGCCGCCTGGATCTTAAGATCAGATCGCAGGTATCGACCCGCTACCGCAAGAGAGAACTGATCACTTAATCTT contains:
- a CDS encoding mannose-1-phosphate guanylyltransferase yields the protein MNNNYYAVIMAGGIGSRFWPVSTSSFPKQFHDMLGTGQSLLQKTFSRLNQFVPASQINVLTNASYTELVCEQLPEIDKNQVVPEPAMRNTAPCILWSAMRIYKENPDALMLVAPSDHWIEDELAFKDDVLACFDLCAQEDVLVTLGIVPDFPNTGYGYIEKDKTDTKDIPSVLRFCEKPDYDTAKQFLESGNFLWNAGIFIWSARSILKAFKEFLPKMYALFSEGDDSYHTDGEMEFINSTYPKAENISIDYGIMEKAANVRVKNASFDWNDLGTWGALFEKMVDDPSENAVVRAKPLLDNANSNMIYTSKEKLVVVDGLDDYIIVDKDDVLLIFPKQKQQEIKELLQKVNSNFGDQYT
- a CDS encoding SprT-like domain-containing protein, coding for MDNTLEKYLPSESVSACLELIKIHEVHLKIVNERVTRHGDYRLRPDGTHQITVNANLNPYRFLMTLIHELAHLVAYKKYGRQIKPHGREWKHTFQQMMLPFIRPQVFPSEVLPQLARHFKNPRASSDSDPALALSLKQYDPPNDKYYIFEVPMGGYFKLYNGRVFRRGAKRVKRFECVEVKTGRLYLFNPMAEVNLIQ
- a CDS encoding SDR family NAD(P)-dependent oxidoreductase translates to MGKNIIITGTSRGIGYQMVGLLADTEHQVIALSRDAVPVSGLGLTNCHCLPCDITQKGDLIKVADYIGEHWGRVDILIHNSGNLVNKPFSQLKAEEILQCYQVNVFGVMHLTQQLLPFMGKKGHVVGISSMGGVQGSAKFPGLTAYSSSKGALNTLIEVLAEEYKDSGPSFNGLALGAVQTEMLEEAFPGYKAPISAKEMASFVLDFALNGNRYYNGKILPVSSTTP
- a CDS encoding pyruvate dehydrogenase complex dihydrolipoamide acetyltransferase produces the protein MAEIITMPRLSDTMEEGTVASWLKKVGDQVAEGDILAEIETDKATMEFESFYEGTLLHIGIAEGETANVDALLAIIGEEGEDISALLSGDAPVAAAEEETEEKVAPVAEEATTTTELPEGVEIITMPRLSDTMEEGTVASWLKKEGDSIEEGDILAEIETDKATMEFESFYSGTLLKIGIPEGQTAKVDALLAIVGPAGTDVSGISAAPVAAKKETAPVVEKAAAPAPAPSAPAPAPKPTPAPPAAVPVAATSGRLFVSPLARKLAAEKGIDLSRVQGSGENGRIIKRDIENYQPAAAGPAAYMPVGEEQFEEVTNSQMRKTIARRLGESKFTAPHYYLTVEFDMDHAIASRTAINSDPDVKISFNDMVVKACAMALRKHPQVNSSWADGVTRIAKHIHIGVAVAVEDGLLVPVLKFADQMTFSQIGAQVKEMAGKARNKKLTPDEMQGSTFTVSNLGMFGIREFTSIINQPNSAILSVGAIVQKPVVKNGQIAVGNTMTVTLACDHRTVDGATGAAFLQTLRNYVENPVTMFA
- the pdhA gene encoding pyruvate dehydrogenase (acetyl-transferring) E1 component subunit alpha, whose amino-acid sequence is MKKITKQTYLKWYEDMLFWRKFEDKLAQVYIKQKVRGFLHLYNGQEAVLAGALHAMDLSKDKMITAYRNHPQPIGMGVDPRKVMAELYGKGTGTSQGLGGSMHIFSKEHGFYGGHGIVGGQIPLGAGLAFADKYFGRDAVTLTFMGDGATRQGSLHETFNLAMLWNLPVVFCVENNGYAMGTSVERTANHSEIWKLGLGYDMPCRPVDGMKPEVVAKELDEAISRARKGGGPTFLEIRTYRYRGHSMSDAQHYRTKEEVERMKDEDPIDYVLDIIYKKKYATEDEIGAINDRVKELVKECEQFAEDSPYPELNVMYEAVYEQEDYPFLPHKL
- a CDS encoding cytidine deaminase, yielding MEKLVFRAEFEIYERLDDLPVDIQELYTHAREARDRAYAPFSDFTVGAAVLLGDGQIVSGNNQENASFPVGLCAERTTIHQAASRYSDPLIKTLVVVGGARSKDNPEPVAPCGVCRQAIAQYELRQNCAIPIYFKGGEGPIYKASSVADLLPFTFDDSYL
- the porV gene encoding type IX secretion system outer membrane channel protein PorV produces the protein MKKIFIPILTLIMAFQAVAQDNGTSVDNRVITTGVPFVLIAADARSAGIADIGVTSSADAFSQQWNPAKYAFALDQQGIGITYTPYLSQLVNDIFLGNLVYYNRINERSAFALSFRYFSLGEIELRETIDQEPLLQSPNELTFDVSYSLRLSDQFSLAVAGRYLRSDLKIQAAIEDASAANSFAVDIAGYYQSEEIAYSDFNGRWRAGFNISNIGPKLKYDDLGQENFLPTNFAIGGGFDFILDGYNTIGLNLEMNKLLVPTPSDSNGDGVINREDDWYNESWFSALFSSWGDAPDGFSEEFQEMTWAFGAEYWYQNVFAFRTGYFYENPNKGSRQFLSLGAGFRYTTINFDISYLFSTSAVRSPLEGTLRFGLTFSFGEEYSEY